tgtggttctataACGTCTGCTCGAATaggatacaactacctaattctacaacccgcactggattatagaattctagctaattgttttgtgtgtttactctctggAAAGTTTGTACAGAAgataaggaggaagaaaagatgaTCCTACTTGAAAACTGTGATTGCAAATATATAAGTTGTTTCACACATTTTCAAACACCTGTTCAGCGAACTTGAAAATACACAACTCTTTCTAAGAGCTATGTCTcttaatcaaaacgttttttaaataataaattaattaaaaacttaatccgaatttaaaattaatgaatccgattaattaatattaattgtattaGGCTATATTTTACAAACATAATCcacatgtaacatcccacatcgaccaacagggagggggtgatgtgtcttatatgtacatgcccaccttcatatagcacgagaccttttagGAACTCACTAGCTTTGGATTctatcggaacttcgaagttaagcgagttcgggcgagagcaatcccaggatgggtgacccactgggaagttctcatctgagtttccaaaaacaaaaccgtgagggaatggtgagcacaaagcggacaatatcgtgctatggtgaaATCGGTCCAGGATGTaacagaatggtatcagagccattaTGTCGTTCGGtgcgagtgtgccgacgaggacgtcaggcccctaaggggggtggattgtaacatcccacatcgaccaacgggaagggggtgatgtgccttatatgtacatgcccacctccatatatcACGAGGCCTTTTCGAAACTCATTGGCtttggattccatcggaactccgaagttaagcgagttcaggcGAGAGTAATCcaaggatgggtgacccactgtgaagttctcatttgagttcccaaaaataaaatcgtGAAGGAATGGTGAGCCCAAAATGGACAATATAGTGCTACGGCATAGCCGGTTTGGGATGTGACACCACACAACTATAAGGCCCAAGCCTTCAATTCATTTCCAAATGGTCCAAATCCTAACTAATATTGTAAAagacaaaacatatataaaagTCCCTTGAAATCCTATGTTCCCACTATGTTCCCTGATGATGTGGGAGAGGAGTCTCAAAACTCCAACAAATATATCCAAGGTTTTCTCCAATTTACCACAGAGAAAAAAATGACAATAAATAACTAAGATTTGTTTTTTACTGCAGTCATTTCAGTTGAATTTGTTACACTCTAATGGATTCACAATGTACAATTTGCATATATGTAAGTCTTACTGCGTATTTACAGTGCAAGATGCCATCATTTCTATATatacaaagaaacaaatagttgAAAGTAATGTAAAAGACGTTCTCTTTGCCATTAAGGGCTAATTTGAgattgttgtgtttttttttcttaaaactattttttttgtgctttaaaaataattagttgcaaaataaaatatttgagcctttaataaaacatatttataataatgTTGTGGTATGAAAAATAGTgtaaaagtgtttggtaaatttcgATGTAAAGGTGACATAAGTGTATATAATGATAAAAATGGACAATGCGGGCAGTGGTGACGACAATGGTGGCAAGGGCAatggttgtggtggtggcggtggcggtggcgaTGGTGGTGGTGCCAGTAAAGGGGTGTGGTGGTTGGGCTGCAAAGGTAATAGTAGTGGTAGGGGCACGGCAATGGGGATGGTGGCAGTTATGGTTGTGGTGGCAGTGGTGACAATTGTATTTACAGTTGCAGTAATGGCGGTGGCGGCAACGATGGTAGTTGTGGttgtggtggtagtggtggcCGGTATGGTTGTGATGGTGGTtgtaatggtggtggtggtggtggcggcgcGATTGTGGTGTGGTTATGGTGGCAACAATGGTGGTGTAAGAGATTAGGATTTGTAGCAGTAGGTAGTGATGTTCACTTTTTCTACAAGGGTAAAATGTGTCTGGAGGATAattaatgttattttaaaaaaataatgagatgcaggaattaaaaatattcattgaGGGCACAACTCTGCTTTTTATTAAAGTAGCTTTTAAAAGCAACTACAAACTGTTTTTAAAAGCTGCTGTCTGAAGGccattacttttaaaataaataggatattttattttaccaaacatttttttattgcataactttaaagtgaagcaatttttggtgaaaaaaaaaatcaataccaAACTGGGCCTAAACCTAATGGGAAATGAAAGTTATTTAACAGATAGATTAGAGGTTCACTAGTGTTGCGATTTAGAGATATTTTTGTCTACTTGTAAGAAAGAGAAACGAAAAATCAAGGACAACCCACCATTACCCAATTATATTTCAAAAGTGCTTTTTCCACTCATTTTTTCTTCATGCACACCCTATGTGTTTCCGACCATTAATTAAGTGTTACAAACTTTCATATTTAAAATAATGCATGTCAAATAAATTGGAAAGTGAATGGTTTTACTCTTTAAGTAACTAATTAAGACCAATTACACGTTAGCCATATAAATGTCATTATTTCTCAACTAAaacattttaaaatgttatttataATTTCTTCATCAGCCACATGGCCTCTTCATATGACTTATGTGCGTTGGATGGCAGGATGAGATTTAAACCTTGCTTATACCTACTTGGCAAAAGGAAAGTCGTATATACTCATCGATTCAtcaaaatatgtttgtataCCTTTCTTATCAGTGTCATAAACTTGACCTTTTAATTAAAGATAAATATTTTAGGCAGTATAGGTGAAGAAGCAGTGAGCACAAGTTTAATTTGTGCAGCTGTcgtagctttttttttttctttctttaaagcgAATTATCTTATTAAAAGAGAAGAATGCCAGTACAAAGATCGTAAAAATCGAAGATGGTAAAAGGATTAGATGAAGCAAATTTCACATCAAGACGTCGCTTTACTCTCCTCCCGCACCACACAAAGCAGATGCGAAGAACCAAGATCCTTAAGAGTTTGGACGTCAAACTACACCAAAATTAGCGTTTTTTCTTCTCACTCAAAGCAATAAAGAACAAACTTCCCGAGCTTTCCTCCCTCTCTCATGATGACAGGTGCTGGCTACCTTCTTTAAAAGGAAATCCCCCGAATCAACCACATATGTAAAGTTCGACGGTTCGGGAACTAACTGAAAGAGTTTTCAGTCTACGTATGATCTTGAGGTCCTATTGCATGCATGGTGGTGGTGCAAGAATATAACATcataattatttattaattaaaatttcacaaaattgtaaaattaaatGGACGAAGAaagcaagcaaaaaaaaaaccatttaattagttaattatttcCCTTTTCAGTTTGGGaaatgttattagcacttcaaaaatctcattctacactcctcacaagtgtatttttctttcccaatataaaaaatttgaagtgtaaaatgagatttttgaagtgctaataacaatttccttcAGTTTTTCTGTAACTAAAACAGGAGAGAAATTAAAGGGCTCCCAGCTGTAGCCTGTATTTTTAGGTGGTGCTCATTTCACGTACCACTCGCCAAATTAATGCAGTGTGTTAATAGCTCAACTGTTCACAAAGCAAGCAACAGCTGTTGGTTCGATTCATTAATCGTTTCGAGTATAATAATTTATCTTCCTCCCATCTTCACTTTATATATGTTCATCATTCTATCTACACAGCCTACTACGTTCACCATAT
Above is a window of Malus sylvestris chromosome 15, drMalSylv7.2, whole genome shotgun sequence DNA encoding:
- the LOC126605746 gene encoding uncharacterized protein LOC126605746, whose translation is MDNAGSGDDNGGKGNGCGGGGGGGDGGGASKGVWWLGCKGNSSGRGTAMGMVAVMVVVAVVTIVFTVAVMAVAATMVVVVVVVVVAGMVVMVVVMVVVVVAARLWCGYGGNNGGVRD